In one Parageobacillus genomosp. 1 genomic region, the following are encoded:
- the mutY gene encoding A/G-specific adenine glycosylase, with amino-acid sequence MKEQTLLGGFAIKQFQQDLIGWFEKEQRDLPWRKDNDPYKVWVSEVMLQQTKVDTVIPYFHKFIEQFPTLEALAEADEEEVLKAWEGLGYYSRVRNLHAAVKEVKEQYGGKIPDNREQFAKLKGVGPYTTGAVLSIAYGIPEPAVDGNVMRVLSRIFLVWEDISKTGTRKLFEAIVRQIISRENPSYFNQALMELGALICTPRNPACLLCPVQAHCRAFAEGVQAELPVKTKKTNVKQVPIIAAVLKDENGKVLIHKRSSEGLLANLWEFPNCEAADGQASQEKQLEAFLKEQYGVKVQLGQPFIALEHAFSHLIWNITVYDGKIAGKFIETEQLKLVDEKEMSSYAFPVSHQRVWQEYKQKKGGLFHLF; translated from the coding sequence GTGAAAGAACAAACATTGCTTGGCGGATTTGCCATCAAACAGTTTCAACAAGATTTAATCGGCTGGTTTGAAAAAGAGCAGCGCGACCTGCCGTGGCGTAAAGACAACGACCCGTATAAAGTATGGGTGTCGGAAGTGATGCTGCAGCAGACAAAAGTCGATACGGTGATTCCGTATTTTCATAAGTTTATCGAGCAGTTTCCGACGCTTGAAGCGCTTGCCGAAGCGGATGAAGAAGAAGTGTTAAAAGCATGGGAAGGACTCGGTTATTACTCGCGCGTCCGCAATTTGCATGCGGCGGTAAAAGAAGTGAAAGAGCAATATGGCGGAAAAATTCCCGATAATCGCGAGCAATTTGCGAAATTAAAAGGAGTCGGACCGTATACGACAGGTGCGGTGCTAAGCATTGCCTACGGCATTCCTGAACCTGCGGTCGACGGCAATGTGATGCGGGTATTATCAAGGATTTTTCTTGTCTGGGAGGATATTTCCAAAACAGGAACGAGAAAGCTGTTTGAAGCGATTGTCCGGCAAATTATTTCACGTGAAAATCCTTCGTATTTTAATCAGGCGTTAATGGAGTTAGGAGCGCTTATTTGTACACCGCGCAATCCTGCCTGCCTGCTCTGTCCGGTGCAAGCGCATTGCCGCGCGTTTGCCGAAGGAGTGCAGGCAGAGCTGCCGGTCAAAACCAAAAAAACGAACGTGAAACAAGTGCCGATTATCGCTGCGGTGTTGAAAGATGAAAATGGAAAAGTATTGATTCATAAGCGCAGCAGCGAAGGGCTGCTTGCGAACTTATGGGAATTTCCAAACTGTGAAGCGGCGGACGGACAAGCAAGTCAAGAAAAGCAGCTGGAAGCATTTTTAAAGGAACAATATGGGGTCAAGGTACAGCTTGGGCAACCGTTTATTGCGCTAGAGCATGCATTTTCCCACTTGATTTGGAATATTACCGTTTATGACGGAAAAATAGCTGGCAAATTTATTGAAACGGAACAGCTGAAACTGGTGGATGAAAAGGAAATGAGTTCCTATGCTTTTCCGGTTTCTCACCAGCGTGTTTGGCAGGAGTATAAACAGAAAAAAGGTGGATTGTTCCACCTGTTTTAG
- a CDS encoding YfhJ family protein, translating to MNEYFERLTNYLLEKNPSLAYAQARTWVELLWEDFETTYARAGYEYRGKELTEKVVRQWIDRYGATLHEFQTNNPKYKHLLNRDDYLKH from the coding sequence ATGAATGAATATTTCGAACGGCTGACGAATTATTTGTTGGAGAAAAACCCGTCCCTTGCTTATGCCCAAGCGCGAACATGGGTGGAATTGCTGTGGGAAGATTTCGAAACGACATACGCCCGCGCCGGATACGAGTACAGAGGAAAAGAGCTGACGGAAAAAGTAGTGCGGCAATGGATCGACCGCTACGGAGCAACGCTGCATGAATTTCAAACAAACAACCCAAAATATAAACATTTATTAAATCGTGACGATTATTTAAAGCACTAA
- a CDS encoding small, acid-soluble spore protein K, whose product MRNKKRSFPNQNNNKFEGEPRAKAEYASKRANGTTNTHPQERMRASGERGDDF is encoded by the coding sequence GTGCGGAATAAAAAGCGCAGCTTCCCAAACCAAAACAATAACAAATTCGAGGGAGAACCGCGAGCAAAAGCGGAATATGCTTCCAAACGGGCAAACGGCACGACAAACACCCATCCGCAAGAACGGATGCGCGCCTCTGGTGAACGCGGAGATGATTTTTAA
- a CDS encoding ABC transporter ATP-binding protein: MESIRRYMQFVRPYKWYIIATMIIGIIKFAIPLLIPLLLKYVVDEIIGNATMSMAAKTTRLWWALVIMLVIFVLIRPIVEYYRQYFAQWTASKVLYDIRNQLFTHMQKLSFTYYSNHRTGEIISRVINDVEQTKDFIITGLMNLWLDMTTIIIALVIMVKMDIKLTLLSISTLPLYAFSVKYFFGRLRQRTKMRSQALAELQAYLHERVQGMSVIKSFAIEEAEQKRFSAQNNHFLTKALMHTSWNAKSFSVVNTVTDIAPIIVIIYAGYQVLLGHITVGTMVAFVGYIDRLYSPLRRLVNSSTTLTQSFASMDRMFEFFDEPYDVADAPNAVDCREVKGDIVFDHVTFAYHKNEPPVLRDISFSVKAGETIALVGMSGGGKSTLVSLIPRFYDVTAGRILLDGVDIRHFRVRSLRDKIGIVFQDSFLFSDSVKENILLGKPGATDEEVIAAAKAANAHDFIMNLPDGYDTKVGERGVKLSGGQKQRIAIARVFLKNPPLLIFDEATSALDLESEHYIQEAMERLAKNRTTFIVAHRLSTITHADRIFLIENGKIVESGTHEELMAKQGSYYHLFTIQQLHQ; the protein is encoded by the coding sequence ATGGAAAGTATTCGCCGCTATATGCAATTTGTTCGTCCGTACAAATGGTATATCATCGCTACAATGATCATCGGCATTATTAAGTTTGCGATCCCGCTTCTTATTCCGTTGCTGCTGAAATATGTGGTGGACGAAATTATTGGAAATGCGACGATGTCGATGGCGGCGAAAACCACCCGGCTTTGGTGGGCGCTTGTGATCATGTTGGTTATTTTTGTCCTTATTCGTCCGATTGTCGAATATTATCGGCAATATTTTGCCCAGTGGACGGCGAGCAAAGTGCTGTATGACATTCGCAACCAGTTGTTTACACATATGCAAAAGCTAAGTTTTACGTATTATTCGAATCACCGCACCGGTGAAATTATTTCGCGCGTGATTAACGATGTCGAGCAAACAAAAGATTTTATTATTACGGGACTGATGAATCTTTGGTTAGATATGACAACGATTATTATTGCACTCGTTATTATGGTGAAGATGGATATAAAACTGACGCTGCTTTCCATTAGCACGCTTCCGCTTTACGCGTTTTCCGTTAAATATTTTTTTGGCCGCCTGCGCCAGCGGACGAAAATGCGCTCCCAAGCTTTGGCAGAGCTCCAAGCTTATTTGCATGAGCGGGTGCAAGGAATGTCAGTCATTAAAAGTTTCGCGATCGAAGAAGCGGAGCAGAAGCGGTTTTCTGCGCAAAACAACCATTTTTTAACGAAGGCGCTGATGCATACGAGCTGGAATGCCAAATCGTTTTCGGTTGTCAACACGGTTACCGATATCGCCCCGATCATCGTTATTATTTATGCCGGCTATCAAGTACTGCTTGGCCATATTACCGTCGGAACGATGGTCGCTTTTGTCGGATATATCGATCGGCTGTATAGCCCACTGCGCCGCCTTGTCAACTCGTCTACGACTTTAACGCAATCGTTCGCTTCGATGGACCGGATGTTCGAATTTTTCGATGAGCCGTATGATGTTGCAGATGCGCCAAACGCGGTCGACTGTCGAGAAGTAAAAGGCGATATTGTATTTGACCATGTTACGTTTGCTTATCATAAAAATGAACCGCCGGTACTTCGCGATATTTCGTTTTCCGTAAAAGCGGGAGAAACGATCGCCCTTGTCGGCATGAGCGGCGGCGGGAAATCTACGCTAGTAAGCCTGATCCCGCGTTTTTATGACGTGACTGCAGGACGGATTTTATTGGATGGCGTTGATATTCGCCATTTTCGCGTCCGCAGTCTGCGCGATAAAATTGGGATTGTGTTCCAAGATAGTTTTTTATTTAGCGATTCTGTAAAAGAAAATATTTTGCTTGGAAAACCCGGAGCGACGGACGAAGAAGTGATTGCCGCTGCCAAAGCGGCTAACGCCCACGATTTTATTATGAATTTGCCAGACGGATATGACACGAAAGTCGGAGAACGCGGCGTTAAATTATCCGGCGGGCAAAAGCAGCGAATCGCCATCGCCCGTGTCTTTTTGAAAAATCCTCCGCTTCTTATTTTTGACGAAGCAACATCAGCGCTCGATCTGGAAAGCGAGCATTACATTCAAGAGGCAATGGAGCGGCTCGCTAAAAATCGCACAACGTTTATCGTTGCCCATCGCCTGTCGACGATTACGCATGCGGATCGCATTTTCCTTATTGAAAACGGCAAGATTGTCGAAAGCGGAACCCACGAGGAATTAATGGCGAAACAAGGGAGCTATTATCACTTATTTACCATTCAGCAACTCCATCAATAA
- a CDS encoding YgaB family protein, translating to MELFERLVNEQLKTMDRLLFLQSEIERCQEIEKQLIELQQEAKLQSIQEEIQQMKQQLKEIQQTFEKQTEEVILSYQNQYRRTCEPSSAW from the coding sequence GTGGAACTGTTTGAACGTTTAGTAAATGAGCAACTAAAAACGATGGACCGGCTTTTATTTTTACAGTCGGAAATCGAGCGCTGCCAAGAAATTGAAAAACAATTGATCGAACTGCAGCAAGAAGCAAAGCTCCAATCGATTCAAGAAGAAATTCAGCAGATGAAACAACAGTTAAAGGAAATTCAACAAACGTTTGAGAAACAAACGGAAGAAGTTATTCTTTCTTATCAAAACCAGTATCGCCGCACATGCGAGCCATCTTCAGCTTGGTAA
- a CDS encoding DUF402 domain-containing protein, giving the protein MSGYPVEGEIIQIHSYKHNGMIHRIWEKSVVLKGASAYIIGANDKTLVTEADGRTWVTREPAICFFHAKHWFNIIGMIRDDGVYYYCNLSSPFVWDEEALKYIDYDLDIKVFPDMTYILLDEDEYERHRKEMNYPDVIDRILKNNVKKLISWIQERKGPFAPDFIDKWYEKFQSYRK; this is encoded by the coding sequence ATGTCTGGATATCCTGTAGAAGGAGAGATTATTCAAATCCATAGTTATAAACATAATGGGATGATTCACCGTATATGGGAAAAATCGGTCGTGCTAAAAGGAGCTTCTGCATATATTATCGGGGCGAATGACAAAACGCTGGTGACGGAAGCGGACGGCCGGACATGGGTGACGCGCGAGCCGGCCATCTGTTTTTTTCATGCAAAACATTGGTTTAACATTATTGGAATGATTCGTGATGATGGGGTTTATTATTATTGCAACTTAAGTTCGCCGTTTGTATGGGATGAGGAAGCGCTCAAATATATCGATTACGATTTGGATATTAAAGTATTTCCGGATATGACATATATTTTACTTGATGAAGATGAGTATGAACGGCACCGTAAAGAGATGAATTATCCCGATGTGATCGACCGCATTTTAAAAAATAACGTAAAAAAACTGATCAGCTGGATTCAGGAACGAAAAGGCCCGTTTGCGCCTGATTTTATTGACAAGTGGTATGAAAAGTTTCAGTCATATCGAAAGTGA
- a CDS encoding gamma-type small acid-soluble spore protein codes for MAKQQQPNKTAAGTNAQEVRQQNAQSAQAGQFGTEFAAETNAQQVRQQNAQAEASKAQNSSK; via the coding sequence ATGGCAAAACAACAACAACCAAACAAAACAGCTGCAGGCACTAACGCTCAAGAAGTAAGACAACAAAACGCGCAATCTGCACAAGCAGGCCAATTCGGCACTGAATTTGCTGCAGAAACTAATGCGCAACAAGTAAGACAACAAAACGCGCAAGCAGAAGCTAGCAAAGCGCAAAACTCCAGCAAGTAA
- the fabL gene encoding enoyl-[acyl-carrier-protein] reductase FabL, with amino-acid sequence MNEKVAVVTGSSRGIGKAIALRLAKEGYNIVVNYARSKTAALETAKEIEALGRKALVVKANVGDVEKIKAMFAQVDEAFGRVDVLINNAASGVLRPAMELEESHWNWTMDINSKALLFCAQEAAKRMEKVGGGKIVSISSLGAIRYLENYTAVGVSKAAVESLTRYLAVELAPKNISVNAVSGGAVDTDALKHFPNREELLSDAVAKTPAGRMVKPEDIVNAVMFLLSDEAEMIRGQTIIVDGGRSLLL; translated from the coding sequence ATGAACGAAAAAGTGGCGGTAGTTACAGGAAGCAGCCGCGGAATCGGCAAAGCGATTGCTCTTCGCCTGGCGAAAGAAGGATATAATATTGTTGTTAACTATGCACGCAGCAAAACGGCTGCACTAGAGACAGCAAAGGAAATCGAAGCGTTGGGAAGAAAGGCGCTTGTCGTGAAAGCAAACGTCGGCGATGTCGAAAAAATTAAAGCGATGTTCGCGCAAGTGGATGAAGCGTTTGGGCGTGTGGATGTCCTTATTAATAACGCCGCCTCAGGCGTGCTGCGGCCAGCGATGGAGCTCGAGGAGTCGCATTGGAATTGGACGATGGATATTAACAGCAAAGCGCTTTTATTTTGCGCCCAAGAAGCAGCAAAACGAATGGAAAAAGTCGGCGGCGGCAAAATTGTCAGCATCAGCTCATTAGGAGCAATCCGCTATCTGGAAAATTATACGGCGGTCGGCGTTTCGAAAGCAGCGGTTGAATCATTAACGCGTTATTTAGCTGTGGAATTAGCACCGAAAAATATTTCTGTAAATGCCGTATCAGGTGGTGCCGTCGACACCGATGCATTGAAACATTTTCCAAACCGTGAAGAGTTGTTGTCCGATGCTGTCGCAAAAACACCTGCCGGTCGAATGGTAAAGCCAGAAGATATTGTTAATGCAGTAATGTTTTTGCTGTCTGATGAAGCCGAAATGATCCGTGGGCAAACGATTATCGTGGATGGTGGAAGATCTTTACTTTTGTAA
- a CDS encoding metal-dependent hydrolase, with protein sequence MDTGTHILMGVALGSIATLDPAVAHDPFLSHAVLIGTLAGSQAPDIDTVLKLRNNAKYIRNHRGITHSIPAISLWPLLIVGVIAFFYPSVNLFHLWLWTFIAVVLHVFVDIFNAYGTQVLRPFTKKWVALGVINTFDPIIFALHVIGIGLLFLDLHPGYTFLAIYGVIAVYYMIRFRQQAAIKQAVRTEIADVEQIITVPTFRFREWHLAITAKDYFYVGRAKNGRIYILDQFAKCPLPDDPVIEAAKRDENVAAFLSFSPVYRWELNEYDDYYEVRFTDLRYRSKGHYPFVAVAQLDRGLNVISSYTGWVFSEGKLRKKLDLAPN encoded by the coding sequence TTGGATACAGGAACGCACATTTTGATGGGGGTAGCGCTAGGCAGCATTGCTACATTAGATCCCGCTGTCGCACACGATCCTTTTTTGTCTCACGCTGTACTGATTGGAACATTAGCCGGCTCTCAAGCGCCGGATATCGATACCGTGCTGAAATTGCGCAACAATGCCAAATATATTCGTAACCATCGCGGCATTACTCATTCCATCCCTGCCATATCATTATGGCCGCTGCTTATTGTAGGAGTTATCGCTTTCTTTTATCCATCGGTTAACTTATTTCACCTATGGCTATGGACATTTATTGCTGTCGTACTTCACGTCTTTGTCGACATTTTCAACGCTTACGGCACCCAGGTGCTGCGTCCGTTTACAAAAAAATGGGTCGCGCTCGGCGTGATTAATACATTCGACCCAATCATTTTTGCCCTGCATGTCATCGGCATCGGCCTGTTGTTTCTTGACCTTCATCCTGGCTATACGTTTTTAGCGATTTATGGCGTCATCGCCGTTTATTATATGATACGATTTCGCCAGCAGGCAGCGATTAAACAAGCCGTTCGCACCGAAATTGCCGATGTCGAACAGATTATTACCGTTCCGACGTTCCGCTTCCGCGAGTGGCATTTGGCGATTACGGCAAAAGATTACTTTTATGTCGGGCGGGCAAAAAACGGGCGCATCTATATATTGGATCAATTTGCAAAATGCCCTCTTCCCGACGATCCCGTCATCGAAGCGGCCAAGCGGGATGAAAACGTTGCCGCCTTTTTATCGTTCTCCCCTGTTTATCGCTGGGAGCTTAACGAATATGACGATTATTACGAAGTGCGCTTTACCGATTTGCGCTACCGCAGCAAAGGCCACTACCCATTTGTCGCCGTAGCGCAATTGGATCGCGGTTTAAATGTTATTAGTTCGTACACAGGCTGGGTTTTTAGCGAAGGAAAGCTGCGAAAAAAACTGGATCTCGCGCCAAACTAA
- a CDS encoding ABC transporter ATP-binding protein produces the protein MAEARVLEVKGLKTSFFTDEGEIPAVDGVDFYINEGEILGVVGESGCGKSVTSLSIMGLLPKGVGRIVDGEILFKGENLVHASEKRMKQIRGNEIAMIFQEPMTSLNPLFTIGNQLIEAIRIHTKASKKEAKARAVEMLKLVGLPRAEQIIDEYPHQLSGGMRQRVMIAMAMVCNPALLIADEPTTALDVTIQAQILALMKELNKNFHTSIMMITHDLGVVAEICDRVIVMYSGKIVEEGDVRTIFKNPKHPYTIGLIQSVPDIRDKKERLYSIPGNVPKPGSVRQGCRFAARCEHAFSRCLQEDPELYEAGERGHRVRCFLPLGEEERNHERTAVASERA, from the coding sequence ATGGCAGAAGCGCGGGTGCTAGAAGTAAAAGGATTAAAAACGTCTTTTTTTACCGATGAAGGAGAAATCCCTGCCGTTGACGGCGTTGACTTTTACATAAACGAAGGAGAAATTTTAGGAGTCGTTGGCGAATCAGGATGCGGAAAAAGCGTCACCTCGCTGTCGATTATGGGCTTGTTGCCGAAAGGGGTCGGGCGCATTGTCGATGGTGAAATTTTGTTTAAAGGCGAAAATCTCGTTCATGCCTCCGAAAAACGGATGAAGCAGATTCGCGGCAATGAAATCGCGATGATTTTTCAAGAGCCGATGACATCCTTAAATCCGCTGTTTACGATTGGCAATCAGCTAATAGAGGCGATTCGCATACATACGAAAGCGAGCAAGAAAGAAGCGAAAGCAAGAGCCGTCGAGATGTTAAAGCTCGTCGGTCTGCCGCGCGCGGAACAAATTATCGATGAATACCCGCATCAGCTCTCCGGCGGGATGCGCCAGCGCGTGATGATTGCGATGGCGATGGTGTGCAATCCGGCACTGCTCATTGCCGACGAGCCAACTACGGCGCTCGATGTGACGATTCAGGCGCAAATTTTGGCGTTGATGAAAGAACTGAATAAAAACTTTCATACCTCGATCATGATGATTACGCACGATTTGGGAGTAGTCGCTGAAATATGCGACCGTGTGATCGTCATGTATTCGGGAAAGATCGTCGAAGAGGGCGATGTGCGGACGATTTTTAAAAATCCGAAACATCCATATACGATCGGCTTGATTCAATCGGTTCCCGACATTCGCGACAAAAAAGAACGGTTATATTCCATTCCAGGCAATGTGCCGAAGCCGGGATCGGTTCGCCAAGGCTGTCGGTTTGCGGCAAGGTGCGAGCATGCTTTTTCCCGCTGCCTTCAAGAAGATCCAGAACTATACGAAGCAGGAGAACGCGGCCATCGCGTCCGCTGTTTTTTGCCGCTTGGAGAGGAGGAACGAAATCATGAGCGAACCGCTGTTGCAAGTGAAAGGGCTTAA
- a CDS encoding YpzG family protein, with the protein MGHHPRKKFYDNFYSNPFQQPWANPKHAHSQVNGETQQTLDLIILERQTRKQS; encoded by the coding sequence ATGGGTCACCATCCACGCAAAAAGTTTTATGATAACTTCTACTCCAACCCTTTCCAGCAGCCATGGGCAAACCCGAAACACGCTCACTCGCAAGTGAATGGGGAAACGCAGCAGACACTCGATTTAATTATCCTTGAACGCCAGACGCGAAAACAGTCGTAG
- a CDS encoding ABC transporter ATP-binding protein — protein MSEPLLQVKGLKKYFPITGGVFGKKIGEVKAVDDVTFTVYKGETLGIVGESGCGKSTTGRMLLRLIEPTTGSIVFEGKEVTKLPKAELRKMRRDMQMIFQDPFASLNPRHTVEKILEEPLIVHGIGSKEERKKRVQEMLEVVGLGPYHAKRYPHQFSGGQRQRIGIARALMTNPKLIIADEPVSALDVSIQAQVLNLLEDLQKEFGLTYIFIAHDLGVVRHISDRVGVMYLGRLVELADSDQLYESPKHPYTQALLSAVPIPDPEYKKERQLLSGDLPSPANPPQGCAFHTRCSACMDICKQKRPEMKEVEKGHYVACHLY, from the coding sequence ATGAGCGAACCGCTGTTGCAAGTGAAAGGGCTTAAAAAATATTTCCCGATTACGGGAGGAGTATTTGGCAAAAAAATCGGTGAGGTGAAAGCGGTCGATGATGTAACATTTACCGTTTACAAAGGAGAGACGCTTGGCATCGTTGGGGAAAGCGGCTGCGGCAAGTCAACGACAGGACGAATGCTCCTCCGTTTAATTGAACCGACGACAGGGTCGATTGTTTTTGAAGGAAAAGAAGTAACGAAATTGCCGAAAGCAGAATTGCGGAAAATGCGGCGCGATATGCAAATGATTTTTCAGGACCCTTTCGCCTCGTTAAATCCGCGCCATACGGTCGAAAAAATTTTGGAAGAACCGCTGATCGTACACGGAATAGGCTCCAAAGAGGAACGGAAAAAGCGCGTTCAGGAGATGCTGGAAGTGGTTGGGCTTGGGCCGTATCATGCGAAGCGGTATCCGCATCAATTTAGCGGCGGGCAGCGGCAGCGCATCGGCATCGCGCGCGCTTTGATGACCAATCCGAAGCTCATTATCGCCGATGAGCCAGTGTCTGCGCTTGATGTATCGATTCAGGCGCAAGTGCTGAATTTGCTTGAAGACTTACAAAAAGAATTTGGGCTTACATATATTTTTATTGCCCATGATTTAGGGGTTGTCCGTCATATTAGCGACCGCGTCGGCGTGATGTATTTAGGGCGTCTAGTGGAATTGGCCGATAGCGACCAATTATATGAATCTCCGAAACATCCGTATACGCAGGCGCTGCTTTCCGCTGTGCCGATTCCGGACCCGGAATATAAAAAAGAACGCCAGCTTTTATCAGGAGATTTGCCAAGCCCGGCTAATCCGCCGCAAGGGTGCGCGTTTCATACGCGCTGCAGCGCTTGCATGGATATTTGCAAACAAAAGCGACCGGAGATGAAAGAAGTAGAGAAAGGGCATTACGTTGCTTGCCACTTGTATTAA
- a CDS encoding YfhH family protein, translated as MNAPGEQKRYSEMTKQELHQEIAALTEKARKAEQMGMVNEYAVYERKIAMAKAYLLDPNDFQPGEIYEIEGDPGEYFKVRYLKGVFAWGYRLKGNGEEEALPISLLGKPNM; from the coding sequence ATGAACGCTCCTGGGGAACAAAAACGATATAGCGAAATGACGAAACAAGAATTACACCAAGAAATCGCCGCATTGACGGAAAAAGCACGCAAAGCAGAACAGATGGGAATGGTCAACGAATACGCCGTATACGAAAGAAAAATTGCCATGGCCAAAGCGTATTTGCTTGACCCGAACGATTTCCAGCCTGGAGAGATATATGAAATTGAAGGCGATCCAGGAGAGTATTTTAAAGTGCGTTATTTAAAAGGTGTGTTTGCTTGGGGCTATCGTCTAAAAGGAAATGGGGAAGAAGAGGCATTGCCGATTTCACTGCTCGGCAAGCCGAATATGTAA
- a CDS encoding SDR family NAD(P)-dependent oxidoreductase has product MDVIAITGAGTGLGRELALQYAGQGHIVVALGRRISPLLDVVQQIEHLGGKAFAYSLDIRCYEDVVHTVDTIVKNHHVTCLVNNAGIGHFGPLSSLSQQQIDEMIQTNINGTIYMTKAFLPHFLTMPKAKIMNIISTAGLRGKVNESVYVATKFAIRGFSESLVKELEGTNVSVTAVYMGGMDTPFWNGSDHIKDRSRLRSPKEIAEQIIALENGQAELILS; this is encoded by the coding sequence ATGGATGTTATTGCTATTACCGGAGCTGGTACAGGTTTAGGAAGAGAATTAGCATTGCAATATGCTGGGCAAGGACATATCGTCGTTGCTCTCGGTAGACGGATCTCCCCTCTTTTAGACGTAGTACAACAAATCGAACATCTCGGCGGAAAAGCATTTGCCTATTCACTTGATATCCGCTGTTACGAAGATGTTGTTCATACAGTCGATACGATCGTGAAAAATCACCATGTTACATGTCTTGTGAATAATGCTGGCATCGGCCATTTTGGCCCGCTTTCTTCCCTTTCCCAGCAGCAAATTGACGAGATGATTCAAACGAACATCAACGGCACCATTTATATGACAAAAGCATTTTTGCCACATTTCCTGACGATGCCGAAAGCAAAAATTATGAATATTATTTCGACTGCTGGCTTACGCGGCAAAGTAAACGAATCCGTCTATGTCGCTACAAAATTCGCAATTCGTGGTTTTAGCGAAAGCTTAGTGAAAGAACTGGAAGGAACCAATGTTTCCGTTACCGCCGTTTATATGGGCGGCATGGACACGCCATTTTGGAACGGAAGCGACCATATAAAAGACCGCTCGCGGCTGCGCTCGCCAAAAGAAATAGCCGAACAAATTATTGCTTTGGAAAACGGGCAAGCGGAACTGATTTTATCCTAA